Proteins encoded together in one Actinomycetota bacterium window:
- a CDS encoding DivIVA domain-containing protein yields the protein MDPEEIENRQFLVQIRGYARDEVEAFREEVAQEIKILRKQLTKATSDLSHTNSELANAKSQLAEANAQLAEERARPVPEPAPPPETPEAAAAPDRASMFHMVGQETERILLAAEEAAEQIHEQAVKESAELMADTRMRVERSLAEFDAARRAAEEDFAGIRDSRSMVASQLEDIRRRLEETISRLRVPVELPGSKPASRFRPQPDAAERKAPQPPAERRPVDPQAQRQREMEAARELQARQTAHRSEASRREEELKAVQAEAEQRARAESQARERAAAEVAARKAQQAADLHAAVAAAQESDRVQAAREAERLKSAEAERLKSEEAAAARARENEEAAQKARKAEAERAAAEKAEAEKAAAEKAAEKAARAEADRASQAEKERAGKAKAAGSERTLKAVPAAQPKEAAPEAPKAQGEAGSSLDELLAEIRRKREEEERHTAQPKEDQEPAAAPAAAAEELSRRSEALGDLPAQTARRLKRLLQEEHNELLDRLRTQRGKGDIEDNLAPHNEQLGRFVSGLSEALGRAFTEGRRIAGSKGDADPSAAVTKLVTRQVLNPLRSEITKAIQAGLEAQDSASSLSERANDVFRVWKGVRTQLLGEGIAYAAYHQGLVDAWGSKSGATKTWVFSADEQDCPNDICRRNADAGAVALKAPFPSGHLAPPAHGGCTCTLGGS from the coding sequence ATGGATCCCGAAGAGATAGAAAATCGCCAGTTCCTGGTCCAGATCCGGGGATATGCGCGGGACGAGGTCGAGGCTTTCCGCGAGGAGGTAGCTCAGGAGATCAAGATTCTCCGGAAGCAGCTGACCAAGGCAACCTCCGACCTGTCCCACACCAACTCCGAGCTGGCGAACGCCAAGTCACAGCTCGCCGAAGCGAACGCCCAGCTGGCCGAGGAACGAGCCAGGCCCGTTCCGGAACCCGCGCCGCCGCCGGAGACGCCGGAAGCGGCCGCGGCCCCGGACCGGGCGTCGATGTTCCACATGGTGGGCCAGGAGACCGAACGAATCCTTTTGGCCGCCGAGGAAGCCGCCGAGCAGATCCACGAACAGGCCGTGAAGGAGTCGGCCGAGCTGATGGCCGACACCCGGATGCGGGTCGAGCGCTCACTCGCCGAGTTCGATGCCGCCCGCCGGGCCGCCGAGGAGGACTTTGCCGGGATTCGGGACTCCCGCAGCATGGTTGCCTCGCAGCTGGAGGACATCCGCAGGCGGCTCGAGGAGACCATCTCCCGTCTCAGGGTTCCCGTCGAGCTTCCCGGGTCCAAGCCCGCCTCTCGTTTTCGCCCTCAGCCGGATGCCGCCGAACGGAAAGCCCCCCAACCTCCGGCCGAACGCAGGCCGGTCGACCCCCAGGCGCAGCGGCAGCGGGAGATGGAGGCGGCCAGGGAGCTGCAGGCCCGGCAGACGGCCCACCGCAGTGAGGCCAGCCGGCGTGAGGAAGAGTTGAAAGCGGTTCAAGCGGAGGCCGAGCAGAGGGCCAGGGCGGAGAGCCAGGCACGGGAGCGTGCCGCGGCCGAGGTTGCCGCCCGGAAGGCCCAGCAGGCGGCCGACCTGCATGCCGCGGTTGCCGCCGCCCAGGAGTCCGACCGGGTGCAGGCCGCCCGGGAGGCGGAGCGGCTGAAGTCGGCCGAGGCGGAGCGCCTCAAATCAGAGGAAGCGGCTGCGGCCAGAGCACGAGAGAACGAAGAGGCCGCCCAGAAGGCCCGGAAGGCCGAAGCCGAACGAGCCGCTGCCGAAAAGGCCGAAGCGGAAAAGGCGGCGGCAGAAAAGGCGGCAGAGAAGGCCGCCCGTGCCGAGGCCGACCGTGCGAGCCAGGCTGAGAAGGAACGCGCCGGCAAGGCGAAGGCGGCCGGGTCGGAGAGGACCTTGAAGGCGGTGCCTGCTGCCCAGCCGAAGGAGGCCGCACCGGAAGCGCCCAAGGCGCAGGGTGAAGCCGGGTCGAGCCTGGACGAGCTGCTTGCCGAGATCCGTCGCAAGCGTGAGGAGGAGGAGCGGCACACGGCTCAACCGAAGGAGGATCAGGAACCGGCTGCGGCACCGGCCGCCGCCGCCGAAGAGCTGTCCCGCCGGAGCGAGGCATTGGGCGACCTTCCGGCCCAGACCGCGCGCCGCCTGAAACGGCTCCTCCAGGAGGAGCACAACGAACTGCTCGATCGCCTGAGGACCCAGCGGGGCAAGGGGGATATCGAAGACAACCTGGCGCCGCACAACGAGCAGCTTGGTCGTTTCGTCTCCGGGCTGAGCGAGGCGCTCGGCCGTGCGTTCACCGAAGGGCGGAGGATCGCCGGGTCGAAGGGCGACGCCGACCCGTCGGCAGCAGTCACCAAACTCGTCACCCGCCAGGTCCTGAACCCGCTGCGAAGCGAGATCACAAAGGCCATACAGGCAGGGCTCGAGGCGCAGGACTCCGCCTCTTCGCTATCGGAGCGGGCCAACGACGTGTTCCGGGTATGGAAGGGCGTTCGCACCCAGCTGCTGGGGGAGGGGATCGCTTACGCCGCTTACCACCAGGGCCTGGTCGACGCCTGGGGCTCCAAGTCCGGCGCCACGAAGACCTGGGTGTTTTCGGCCGACGAACAGGACTGCCCCAACGACATCTGCCGGCGCAACGCCGATGCCGGCGCGGTGGCGCTCAAGGCTCCGTTTCCGAGCGGCCACCTGGCCCCTCCGGCCCACGGCGGATGCACCTGCACACTCGGCGGTTCCTGA